From Pseudoalteromonas piratica:
ACTTGGGGATGTCCTCACCAACCTTCCTAATCGGCTACAACAGTTTTCAAATAAGAATCAAGAGAATAAGCAACTTCAAAAACTGCTAGAGCAAATTCTTGATGCTAATATGTTAGCTAAGTGCGCCATTGCAAATTATCAAGATGGCACATTGGTGCTTAATGCTCAGTCAGCAGCTGTTGCAATGCGTTTAAACTATATGAAGATGAGTATACTCAGTGATTTTCGCCGCTTGGGTTTGCCTGAACTTTGCCAAATAAAAATTCAAACTTCGCCAAGAAATGCAAAAAGCCAACAAGCAACTCAGCAAACCCCTAACTCTGAGAAAAAACGTTTAACTAAAAGTGCGCAACAATCGTTACTGGAAGTTGCTGAACACGCCCCCGATTCACTTAAAGAAAAGCTAGAAAGACTTGCTAAACTCGCTGATCGATAATGGTTTTTTATAGCGTAGAATTGTTGCTATTATTATGTAGCAATTGAATTTATTACCCTAGAAGGTATGCGTTATGCTTAAACAACTCGCTAGCTTAGCGATATTAGCGGCCTGCTTTAATGCTACTGCTGATTGGCAACTTCATAACAACAGCTCAAAAGTCAGCTTTGTTTCTATTAAAAAAGACACAATCGGCGAAGTGCATCATTTTAAAACATTGTCAGGTCAAATCGCTGATGATGGCAATTTTTCAGTAGAAATTGATTTAACCTCAGTTGAAACTAATATTCCAATTCGTAATGAACGCATGCAAAGCATGTTATTCAATACCAAAGTATTTCCAACACTGAAACTCACAGCGAAAGTAAGCAAAGAGTTAGCGCAGCTTACTGATGGCAATAGTAATGTATTTTCTGTGCCTGCAACCTTATCGTT
This genomic window contains:
- a CDS encoding DUF721 domain-containing protein; this translates as MAKNRFAPKPLGDVLTNLPNRLQQFSNKNQENKQLQKLLEQILDANMLAKCAIANYQDGTLVLNAQSAAVAMRLNYMKMSILSDFRRLGLPELCQIKIQTSPRNAKSQQATQQTPNSEKKRLTKSAQQSLLEVAEHAPDSLKEKLERLAKLADR
- a CDS encoding YceI family protein; the protein is MLKQLASLAILAACFNATADWQLHNNSSKVSFVSIKKDTIGEVHHFKTLSGQIADDGNFSVEIDLTSVETNIPIRNERMQSMLFNTKVFPTLKLTAKVSKELAQLTDGNSNVFSVPATLSLNGIKKELAIDVFAARTNKNSLLVTAMSPIIINASDFNLDTGVAALQKVAGLPNIARAVPVTFVLHFTQ